A single window of Candoia aspera isolate rCanAsp1 chromosome 3, rCanAsp1.hap2, whole genome shotgun sequence DNA harbors:
- the LOC134494739 gene encoding phospholipid scramblase 1-like, whose amino-acid sequence MNHPPTAMTAYGFNPQDMWMPVPPSFPFCPPGLEYLTQIDWLLIQQKYEILELITAFETANKYEVKNRLGQMVYFATEENNCCVRNCLGTLRPFTMVIANHMGQEVIRLVRPYRCTSCCCPCCLQEMEVHAPPGIPIGYIKQLWDPCLPKFALRNEAQKDVLKIIGPCLTSSCCGDVNFEVTSLDEKTVVGRISKQWSNFLQEFFTDVDIIGVKFPIDLEVKIKALVLGTAFLIDFLFFEEGGGGQRLGVWC is encoded by the coding sequence ATGAATCATCCTCCAACAGCTATGACAGCATACGGCTTCAACCCCCAGGACATGTGGATGCCGGTACCACCTTCATTCCCCTTCTGTCCTCCTGGGCTGGAATATTTAACCCAAATAGATTGGTTATTAATCCAACAGAAATATGAAATTCTGGAACTCATAACAGCTTTTGAAACGGCCAACAAGTATGAAGTGAAAAACCGTTTGGGACAAATGGTGTATTTTGCCACAGAAGAAAACAACTGCTGTGTGCGGAACTGCCTTGGAACCTTGCGGCCCTTTACCATGGTGATCGCTAACCACATGGGGCAGGAAGTCATCCGGCTCGTGCGGCCCTACCGTTGCACCAGCTGCTGCTGCCCATGCTGCTTGCAAGAGATGGAAGTCCACGCCCCCCCAGGCATTCCAATTGGTTATATCAAGCAGTTGTGGGACCCCTGTCTGCCCAAATTTGCACTCAGAAATGAAGCCCAAAAGGATGTCCTTAAAATCATCGGGCCTTGCTTAACGTCCAGCTGCTGTGGCGATGTGAATTTTGAGGTGACTTCCCTAGATGAGAAGACCGTTGTTGGAAGAATTTCCAAGCAGTGGAGCAATTTTCTCCAGGAGTTCTTTACGGATGTAGATATCATTGGAGTCAAGTTCCCGATCGACCTGGAGGTGAAGATCAAAGCACTGGTACTTGGGACTGCTTTCCTCATTGATTTCTTGTTCTTTGAGGAAGGAGGAGGTGGGCAGCGACTTGGTGTCTGGTGTTAA